In the genome of Cyanobium sp. ATX 6F1, one region contains:
- a CDS encoding efflux RND transporter permease subunit: MSPSNNFIVRPVLTVVCSLLIVFAGLIAIPLLPIENLPDIAPPTIKVTAFYNGADALSVEEGVTTVLEQQINGVEDMEFITSSSAADGTSAIAISFASGTDGAINQVNVQNRVALAQPQLPTEVRQSGVVVNQASTSILLVYNVVSEDPANPYSTETISGLLDQNLTDAIRRVKGVGSLAYFGNRKLSIRLWLDPGKLAANQLTSSDVVAALNSQNRLVPAGRVGGAPSPQGQVFTFSVQLQGRLVKLDEFEAMILRTAPDGGLIRLRDVGRVELGGESYDVSATDLRGVPSVGLAIYQLSGSNALEVSDGVEGVLADFKATMPPGLRLEKIYDSTDFINASIEGVTGSLRDAVLLVVLILFLFLQDWKATLVPGIAIPVALVGTFAFAKAFGFSLNQLTLFGLVLATGLVVDDAITVIEDTSTKKSQGLSAVAAAKATMDDLFGAVIATSLVLFAVFLPVLFFPGATGTIYKQFAATIIFSVAISTFNALTFSPMLSALLLARESPPPSRRTYAIAGAVIGVIYGLLSAGLTAPLVVLLFAGIGAALGWFTPQIFDRFNHLYGGFERRYEGALGWVLGRRKLVMALLVGGVVLTAVAFNAIPSGFVPVEDQGYAIGFVQAPDGSSEETTRRINRQVAEILRGEKDISSAAIFSGASLDGNAPNRGLFFFGTKNWDDRPGDEQSVPAIVGRLGPKLAQIQGARVFVVEPPAIPGYGASGGFEFQLLDRSGGALNLPAFFGAANNLINTARQNLVGGSPLFDRVFTQFSPESPQLAIKVDRDRMAAAGVDYGQAMQAFSFNFGGAYINDTFQEGKVRRVYVQANESFRSTPERLSAVFVRNSSGATIPLAEFFTIEPITGPAVIPHFNLYRSIKVEGSAAPGRSSGQAIIGMQDTFKKLGVNGIGFDWTGISREEVKAGALAVVIFALGILVVYLVLAAQYESYSDPLIILMTVPTAMLGALVFLGLRGYDLNIYAQVGLVMLIGLAAKNGILIVDLANQRMLAGATALEAAREAALSRVRPILMTAISSLFGFLPLVLASGAGARSQSALGTVVFGGLLVATVLSLLVVPVFYVVMKQWVRPEIPPADDDLAVIVDAGGEAF, translated from the coding sequence ATGTCTCCCTCCAACAACTTCATCGTCCGGCCGGTGCTCACCGTGGTGTGCAGCCTGCTGATCGTGTTCGCCGGTTTGATCGCGATTCCGCTGCTGCCGATCGAGAACCTGCCCGACATCGCGCCGCCCACCATCAAGGTGACCGCCTTCTACAACGGCGCTGATGCCCTCAGTGTCGAGGAGGGCGTCACCACCGTGCTGGAGCAGCAGATCAACGGGGTGGAGGACATGGAGTTCATCACCTCCAGCAGTGCCGCCGATGGCACCAGTGCGATCGCGATCTCCTTCGCCAGCGGCACCGACGGCGCCATCAACCAGGTGAACGTGCAGAACCGGGTGGCCCTGGCCCAGCCCCAGCTGCCCACGGAGGTGCGCCAGTCGGGGGTGGTGGTGAACCAGGCCTCCACCTCGATCCTGCTCGTCTACAACGTCGTCAGCGAAGATCCCGCCAACCCCTACAGCACCGAGACGATCAGCGGCCTGCTGGATCAGAACCTCACCGATGCGATCCGGCGGGTGAAGGGGGTGGGCAGCCTGGCTTACTTCGGCAACCGCAAGCTTTCGATCCGGCTCTGGCTGGATCCAGGCAAACTGGCGGCCAACCAGCTCACCTCCAGCGATGTGGTGGCGGCCCTCAACAGTCAGAACCGGTTGGTGCCCGCAGGCCGCGTCGGCGGCGCCCCTTCGCCCCAGGGCCAGGTGTTCACCTTCTCGGTGCAGCTCCAGGGCCGCCTGGTGAAGCTCGACGAATTTGAAGCCATGATCCTGCGCACCGCCCCCGACGGTGGTCTGATCCGCCTGCGGGACGTGGGCCGAGTGGAGCTGGGCGGTGAGAGCTATGACGTCTCCGCCACCGACCTGCGCGGCGTGCCTTCGGTGGGCCTGGCGATCTATCAGCTCAGTGGCAGCAATGCCCTGGAGGTATCCGATGGCGTGGAAGGCGTGCTGGCCGACTTCAAGGCCACGATGCCGCCCGGGCTTCGTCTGGAGAAGATTTACGACTCCACTGACTTCATCAACGCCTCGATCGAGGGTGTGACGGGTTCCCTGCGCGATGCGGTGCTGCTGGTGGTGCTGATTCTGTTTCTGTTTCTGCAGGACTGGAAGGCCACCCTGGTGCCGGGCATCGCCATCCCCGTGGCCCTGGTGGGCACCTTCGCCTTCGCCAAGGCCTTCGGCTTTTCGCTCAACCAGCTCACGCTGTTCGGGTTGGTGCTGGCCACGGGCCTGGTGGTGGATGACGCCATCACCGTGATTGAGGACACCTCCACGAAGAAATCCCAGGGCCTCAGTGCCGTGGCGGCCGCCAAGGCAACCATGGATGACCTGTTCGGGGCGGTGATCGCCACTTCCCTGGTGCTGTTCGCGGTGTTTCTGCCGGTGCTGTTCTTTCCCGGCGCCACCGGCACGATCTACAAGCAGTTCGCCGCCACGATCATCTTCTCGGTGGCGATCTCCACCTTCAACGCGCTCACCTTCTCGCCGATGCTCTCGGCTCTGCTCCTGGCTCGGGAGAGTCCACCCCCCAGTCGCCGCACCTACGCCATCGCCGGTGCGGTGATCGGCGTGATCTACGGCCTGCTTTCGGCTGGCCTCACCGCCCCATTGGTGGTGCTTCTGTTCGCTGGCATCGGCGCCGCCCTGGGCTGGTTCACCCCGCAGATCTTCGATCGCTTCAACCACCTCTATGGCGGCTTTGAGCGCCGCTATGAAGGTGCCCTGGGCTGGGTGCTGGGGCGCCGCAAGCTGGTGATGGCCCTGCTGGTGGGCGGCGTGGTGCTCACGGCGGTGGCCTTCAACGCCATCCCCTCAGGATTTGTGCCGGTGGAGGATCAGGGCTATGCGATCGGCTTCGTGCAGGCCCCCGATGGCAGCTCTGAAGAGACCACCCGGCGCATCAACCGCCAGGTGGCCGAAATTCTGCGCGGCGAGAAGGACATCAGTTCGGCGGCGATCTTCAGTGGCGCCAGCCTCGATGGCAACGCCCCCAACCGCGGCCTGTTTTTCTTCGGCACCAAGAACTGGGACGACCGTCCGGGCGATGAGCAGTCCGTTCCGGCGATCGTGGGACGGCTGGGCCCGAAGCTGGCCCAGATCCAGGGGGCGCGAGTGTTCGTGGTCGAACCGCCGGCGATCCCCGGCTACGGCGCCTCGGGCGGCTTTGAGTTCCAGTTGCTTGATCGCAGTGGTGGCGCCCTCAACCTGCCCGCGTTCTTTGGCGCCGCCAACAACCTGATCAACACCGCCCGCCAGAATCTGGTGGGAGGGTCGCCGCTGTTCGATCGGGTGTTCACCCAGTTCAGCCCCGAATCGCCCCAACTGGCGATCAAGGTGGATCGCGACCGCATGGCCGCGGCGGGTGTGGACTACGGCCAGGCGATGCAGGCGTTCAGTTTCAACTTCGGTGGCGCCTACATCAACGACACCTTCCAGGAAGGCAAGGTGCGTCGGGTGTATGTGCAGGCGAATGAAAGCTTCCGCTCCACCCCTGAGCGGCTCAGTGCGGTGTTCGTGCGCAACAGCTCAGGCGCCACCATCCCCCTGGCTGAGTTCTTCACGATCGAGCCGATCACCGGCCCGGCGGTGATCCCGCACTTCAACCTCTACCGCTCGATCAAGGTGGAGGGTTCGGCGGCGCCAGGCAGAAGCTCGGGCCAGGCGATCATCGGCATGCAAGACACCTTCAAGAAGCTGGGTGTCAACGGCATCGGCTTCGACTGGACCGGCATCTCCCGCGAGGAGGTGAAGGCCGGTGCCCTCGCGGTGGTGATCTTCGCCCTGGGGATCCTGGTGGTGTACCTGGTGCTGGCCGCCCAGTACGAGAGCTACAGCGATCCACTGATCATTCTGATGACGGTGCCCACCGCGATGCTCGGCGCCTTGGTGTTCCTTGGGTTGCGCGGCTACGACCTCAACATCTACGCCCAGGTGGGTCTGGTGATGTTGATCGGTCTGGCGGCCAAGAACGGCATCCTGATCGTCGATCTCGCCAACCAGAGAATGCTGGCCGGGGCCACGGCCCTGGAGGCGGCCCGGGAGGCGGCGCTGTCCCGCGTGCGGCCGATCCTGATGACGGCGATCTCTTCGCTGTTCGGCTTTTTGCCCCTGGTTCTGGCGAGCGGCGCGGGGGCGCGGAGTCAGTCGGCCCTGGGCACGGTGGTGTTCGGCGGGTTGCTGGTGGCCACCGTGCTTTCGCTGCTGGTGGTGCCGGTGTTCTACGTGGTGATGAAGCAATGGGTGCGCCCGGAGATCCCCCCTGCCGATGACGACCTTGCGGTGATCGTTGACGCGGGCGGCGAGGCCTTCTGA
- a CDS encoding efflux RND transporter periplasmic adaptor subunit has translation MSRRFVLGLGAASLLITLVGCQEPEAAKPRILPVATAVAASARFSEGVDTISTLESDKLVQLAAQAGGRILRLNVSQGDRVKAGQQLLVLDQVQVEASVASLRAQLEKDKLNYQRFEFLARQGAASVLQRDELRAAYLSSRQAVISREADLAFRDLRAPIAGVISDLKVKAGDVIATGQELTKVVSNAELMARVDVPAALSSRVRPGQLVVLKDPLTGRTLANGRVDSIDPTVNAGSQSLLVKAAFANPTGALRNGLRVRTRLVLDEQDQLSVPFEAVIQTSGQSFVFSPGSLAELEATKPPAPVLEAARRLPPGTTFALQVPVSLGVVQNNRFPVQRGLTAGQRVITSNLLNLRHGVPVAAN, from the coding sequence GTGTCGCGCCGTTTCGTGCTTGGTCTGGGCGCCGCAAGCCTGTTGATCACTCTGGTGGGCTGCCAGGAACCGGAAGCGGCCAAGCCGAGAATTCTGCCGGTGGCCACCGCCGTAGCCGCCTCCGCACGCTTCAGTGAGGGCGTCGACACGATCAGCACGCTCGAATCCGACAAGCTCGTGCAGCTCGCCGCCCAGGCCGGTGGCCGCATCCTGCGCCTGAATGTGAGCCAGGGCGACCGCGTCAAGGCAGGCCAGCAATTGCTGGTGCTGGACCAGGTGCAGGTGGAGGCCTCGGTGGCCAGCCTGCGGGCCCAGCTGGAAAAAGACAAGCTCAACTACCAGCGCTTCGAGTTCCTCGCCCGCCAGGGGGCCGCCAGCGTCCTGCAGCGCGATGAACTGCGCGCCGCCTACCTCTCCTCGCGCCAGGCGGTGATTTCCCGGGAGGCCGACCTGGCCTTCCGCGATCTGCGCGCTCCGATCGCCGGTGTGATCAGTGACCTCAAGGTGAAGGCCGGCGATGTGATCGCCACCGGTCAGGAGCTCACCAAGGTGGTGAGCAACGCCGAGTTGATGGCGCGGGTCGACGTGCCGGCAGCGCTCTCGAGCCGGGTGCGGCCGGGCCAGCTGGTGGTGCTCAAGGACCCGCTCACGGGCCGCACCTTGGCCAATGGCCGCGTCGATTCGATCGATCCGACCGTGAATGCGGGCAGCCAGTCGCTGCTGGTGAAAGCGGCCTTCGCCAACCCCACTGGGGCCCTGCGCAACGGGCTGCGGGTGCGCACCCGGCTGGTGCTCGATGAGCAAGATCAACTCTCGGTGCCGTTTGAGGCTGTGATCCAGACCTCCGGCCAGAGCTTCGTGTTCAGCCCCGGCAGCCTCGCCGAGCTGGAGGCCACCAAGCCGCCGGCGCCGGTGCTGGAGGCCGCCCGCCGCCTGCCGCCGGGCACCACGTTTGCCCTGCAGGTCCCGGTGAGCCTCGGGGTGGTGCAGAACAACCGCTTCCCCGTGCAACGCGGCCTCACGGCCGGCCAGCGGGTGATCACCTCCAACCTGCTCAACCTGCGCCACGGGGTGCCGGTGGCAGCGAATTGA
- a CDS encoding AAA family ATPase, protein MSGTADHDLFAHQEAHNRAKVAPLADRLRPRTLEDFAGQEEILGPGRLLRRAITADRVGNLILHGPPGVGKTTLARIIAGSTRAHFSSLNAVLAGVKDLRAEVEAARDRLGKHGLRTLLFIDEVHRFNSAQQDALLPWVENGTVTLIGATTENPFFEVNKALVSRSRLFRLQPLETRHLRQLLERALTDRERGYGDRRVELSPEAADHLLDVAGGDARSLLNALELAVETTEPAADGVIRIDLAITEQSIQQRAVLYDKQGDAHFDTISAFIKSLRGSDPDAALFWLARMVEAGENPRFIFRRMLISAGEDIGLADPQAVVVVEACAAAFERVGLPEGLYPLAQAALYLAGTEKSNSLLGFFDALKSVRAANRQEVPSHLRDASRDGQAFGDGVGYRYPHAYAEHWVAQQYLPGALQGEVFWQPGRTGWEGEQRQRLQQRRAAQLAAAAETAAEGDACAPLSSGPEDPALERWLRRQLGAEGERLDQLRQRLWQDARWKRHGRTLILEAHSLLWALDPLEATPEGGVVLQVSEAGDLERLGAQLEMLDSLRRPQLLLAPFGEPEALERQLEPGLRFETIAARHPWRGASPELIDAWLGALERLASPGAELRLLFSQPRLGPAGALLELPGSGNHTPLQNVLEQVVALEGSWLQASPDPEALGAELVRRGWSLEPRIWNEPLSLELNDGMIERWFAPQAPYRQRLEQALGAAACENQHQAFLNQRGRALPQRLEHQLLIARRPKQP, encoded by the coding sequence TTGAGCGGCACGGCCGACCATGACCTGTTTGCCCACCAGGAGGCCCACAACCGGGCCAAGGTGGCGCCCCTGGCCGACCGCCTGCGCCCACGCACGCTCGAGGATTTCGCCGGCCAGGAGGAGATCCTTGGGCCCGGACGCCTCCTGCGCCGGGCGATCACCGCCGATCGGGTGGGCAACCTCATCCTTCACGGCCCCCCCGGGGTCGGCAAAACCACCCTCGCCCGGATCATCGCCGGCAGCACCCGGGCCCACTTCAGCAGCCTCAACGCCGTGCTGGCGGGGGTCAAGGATCTGCGCGCCGAGGTGGAGGCCGCCCGCGACCGGCTGGGGAAGCACGGCCTGCGCACCCTGCTGTTCATCGATGAGGTGCACCGCTTCAACAGCGCCCAGCAGGACGCCCTGCTGCCCTGGGTGGAGAACGGCACGGTGACCCTGATTGGTGCCACCACCGAAAACCCCTTCTTCGAGGTGAACAAGGCGCTGGTGAGCCGATCGCGCCTGTTCCGGCTGCAGCCGCTGGAAACCCGCCACCTTCGCCAGCTGCTGGAGCGCGCCCTGACCGACCGCGAGCGCGGCTATGGCGATCGGCGGGTGGAACTGAGCCCCGAGGCGGCCGATCACCTGTTGGATGTGGCCGGCGGAGATGCCCGCAGCCTGCTCAATGCCCTGGAGCTGGCGGTGGAGACCACCGAGCCCGCGGCCGATGGCGTGATTCGCATCGACCTGGCGATCACCGAGCAGTCGATCCAGCAGCGGGCGGTGCTCTACGACAAGCAAGGGGACGCCCACTTCGACACGATCAGCGCCTTCATCAAGTCGTTGCGGGGCTCCGATCCCGACGCCGCCCTGTTCTGGCTGGCGCGGATGGTGGAGGCGGGTGAGAACCCGCGCTTCATCTTCCGGCGCATGCTGATCTCTGCCGGAGAAGACATCGGCCTGGCCGATCCCCAGGCGGTGGTGGTGGTGGAGGCCTGTGCCGCCGCCTTCGAGCGCGTGGGCCTGCCGGAGGGGCTGTACCCCCTGGCCCAGGCGGCTCTGTATCTGGCCGGCACCGAGAAGAGCAACAGCCTGCTGGGCTTCTTTGATGCCCTCAAGAGCGTGCGCGCCGCCAACCGCCAGGAGGTGCCCTCCCACCTGCGTGATGCCAGCCGTGACGGCCAGGCCTTCGGTGACGGGGTGGGCTACCGCTACCCCCACGCCTACGCCGAGCACTGGGTGGCCCAGCAATACCTGCCCGGTGCCCTGCAGGGGGAGGTGTTCTGGCAGCCGGGGCGGACGGGCTGGGAAGGCGAACAGCGCCAGAGGTTGCAGCAACGGCGCGCGGCCCAGCTGGCGGCGGCAGCCGAGACGGCAGCGGAAGGGGACGCCTGCGCCCCCCTCAGCAGCGGGCCCGAGGACCCTGCCCTCGAGCGTTGGCTCAGGCGGCAGCTGGGGGCAGAAGGTGAACGGCTCGATCAGCTCCGGCAGCGGCTCTGGCAGGACGCCCGCTGGAAACGCCACGGCCGCACCCTGATCCTGGAGGCCCACTCGCTGCTCTGGGCCCTCGACCCCCTGGAGGCCACGCCGGAGGGGGGGGTGGTGCTGCAGGTGAGCGAGGCCGGCGACCTGGAGCGCCTGGGGGCCCAGCTGGAGATGCTCGACAGCCTGCGTCGGCCCCAACTGCTGCTGGCCCCCTTTGGTGAACCGGAGGCGTTGGAGCGGCAGCTTGAACCTGGGCTGCGCTTCGAAACGATCGCCGCCCGCCACCCCTGGCGGGGCGCCAGCCCCGAACTGATCGACGCCTGGTTGGGGGCGCTGGAGCGCCTTGCCAGCCCCGGGGCGGAGCTGCGGCTGCTGTTTTCTCAGCCGCGCCTGGGGCCCGCCGGCGCCTTGCTGGAGCTGCCGGGCTCAGGGAACCACACCCCCCTGCAGAACGTGCTGGAGCAGGTGGTGGCGCTTGAAGGTTCCTGGTTGCAGGCCAGTCCCGATCCAGAGGCCCTGGGGGCCGAGCTGGTGCGGCGGGGTTGGTCCCTGGAGCCGCGGATCTGGAATGAGCCGCTGAGCCTGGAGCTCAACGACGGGATGATCGAGCGCTGGTTCGCTCCCCAGGCCCCCTACCGCCAACGGCTCGAGCAGGCGCTCGGCGCCGCCGCTTGTGAAAACCAGCACCAGGCCTTCCTCAACCAGCGGGGCCGGGCGCTGCCCCAGCGACTCGAACACCAGCTGCTGATCGCCCGCAGACCAAAGCAGCCATGA
- a CDS encoding alpha/beta hydrolase: MLKRLATGLMIGATFTALALPASAAVDNDLPVRWNSGGAVWSTNFEAFKTFISTGDVTDRGLASGISRSGWSASELRTGLAKPYSVDLVGVSDFLYSPAGVKFLKNASRSYFPYWSQSTYAVESLRSAIIADAVDGSISSAGIMAALPVDYRLADTCNTYDGKQNVCAEGKCVGEAQCTSLLSWYVFLPACIQANQVVAAVVTRPEPMMAAPAPAPEAIRGLW, from the coding sequence GTGCTCAAGCGCCTTGCCACCGGTCTGATGATCGGAGCCACCTTCACCGCCCTGGCCCTGCCCGCCTCCGCGGCCGTCGACAATGATCTCCCCGTGCGCTGGAACTCCGGTGGTGCGGTGTGGTCCACCAACTTCGAGGCCTTCAAGACCTTCATCAGCACCGGTGACGTCACCGACCGCGGTCTCGCCTCGGGCATCTCCCGCTCCGGCTGGAGTGCCAGTGAACTGCGCACCGGTCTGGCCAAGCCCTACAGCGTTGATCTGGTCGGTGTCTCCGACTTTCTCTACTCACCCGCCGGCGTGAAGTTCCTCAAGAACGCTTCCCGCAGCTATTTCCCCTACTGGTCCCAGTCCACCTACGCGGTGGAATCCCTGCGCAGCGCGATCATCGCCGACGCCGTGGATGGTTCGATCTCCTCGGCTGGCATCATGGCCGCCCTGCCAGTCGACTACCGCCTGGCTGACACCTGCAACACCTACGACGGCAAGCAGAACGTCTGCGCCGAAGGCAAGTGCGTGGGTGAGGCCCAGTGCACCTCGCTGCTCAGCTGGTACGTCTTCCTGCCGGCTTGCATCCAGGCCAACCAGGTGGTTGCGGCCGTCGTCACCCGCCCCGAGCCCATGATGGCTGCTCCCGCTCCGGCTCCCGAGGCCATCCGCGGTCTCTGGTGA
- a CDS encoding 4'-phosphopantetheinyl transferase family protein, whose product MNLRPRLWLRSFRGGPDPSAQLSLQERDWCARLPAGVGGRYGASRALLRQQLSQHLGCEPLAVPLHSPPGAATLLAPGWGSISLAHSGDRLLIGWSPRPIGVDLEDGQRRLQAAALAARFFPLQERRQLEALEPAQLRRAVLESWVHKEAAIKWSGGSLAADLRHWCWDHRLRTLLDLRGSAAPPCRCEQRQGWLCAAVGEGLESADWG is encoded by the coding sequence TTGAATCTGCGACCGAGACTCTGGCTGCGGAGCTTCCGCGGCGGTCCAGATCCCAGCGCTCAGCTCTCCCTCCAGGAACGGGACTGGTGCGCGCGGCTGCCCGCCGGCGTGGGCGGGCGCTACGGCGCCAGCCGTGCCCTGCTGCGCCAGCAGCTCTCGCAGCACCTGGGTTGCGAGCCACTGGCGGTCCCACTCCACAGCCCGCCGGGGGCGGCCACCCTCCTGGCGCCGGGCTGGGGCTCGATCAGCCTGGCCCACAGCGGTGATCGGCTGTTGATCGGCTGGTCCCCCCGGCCCATCGGAGTGGATCTGGAAGACGGGCAGCGCCGCTTGCAGGCCGCTGCCCTGGCCGCGCGGTTCTTCCCGCTCCAGGAGCGGCGCCAGCTCGAAGCGCTCGAGCCGGCGCAGCTGCGCCGCGCTGTGCTGGAGAGCTGGGTGCACAAGGAGGCGGCGATCAAATGGAGCGGCGGCAGCCTGGCGGCCGACCTGCGTCACTGGTGCTGGGACCACCGCCTCCGAACGCTGCTGGACCTGCGCGGATCGGCCGCCCCCCCCTGCCGCTGCGAGCAGCGTCAGGGCTGGTTGTGCGCCGCCGTGGGGGAGGGGCTGGAGTCGGCCGACTGGGGTTAG
- the bcp gene encoding thioredoxin-dependent thiol peroxidase produces MVLQIGDPAPDFTLPDQNGQPVSLASFKGQRVVIYFYPKDDTPGCTKEACNFRDQWSVLKKHGIAVLGISKDSAASHTKFIAKYELPFTLLSESEPFPVATAYESYGLKKFMGKEFLGVFRHTFVVAPDGSLEKIYRKVKAETQADEILADLALS; encoded by the coding sequence ATGGTCCTCCAGATCGGCGATCCCGCCCCCGACTTCACCCTGCCCGACCAGAACGGCCAGCCGGTGAGCCTCGCGTCATTCAAGGGCCAGCGGGTGGTGATCTACTTCTATCCCAAGGACGACACCCCGGGCTGCACCAAGGAGGCCTGCAACTTCCGCGACCAGTGGTCAGTTCTCAAAAAGCACGGCATCGCCGTGCTGGGCATCAGCAAGGACTCCGCCGCCAGCCATACCAAGTTCATCGCCAAATACGAGCTCCCCTTCACCCTGCTCAGTGAGTCGGAGCCCTTCCCGGTGGCGACCGCCTACGAAAGCTACGGGCTGAAGAAATTCATGGGCAAGGAATTTTTGGGGGTGTTTCGCCACACCTTCGTGGTCGCCCCCGATGGCAGCCTCGAAAAGATCTACCGCAAGGTCAAGGCGGAAACCCAGGCCGATGAGATCCTCGCGGACCTGGCCCTGAGCTGA
- a CDS encoding type III pantothenate kinase → MAIERRRWLLIGNSRWHWAESLEGEASGTSPSVGLVLRHWHQPSPGVGDHGPLTSGPLTTDLVAWVAVGAVDPAWNLPEPLRFGLEQIPLAGIPPWLGIDRALAGWGAWRREQALDPGASVLVADAGTALSLTRVDGGGQFRGGRLMAGFGLQLRALAAGTAALPAVAIEALAPEPSELGAEPWPVATAAAMVSGVGRGLAAALLAACQELSAAGEPTALWLTGGDGPTLLPWLASSSLPVRHDPDLVLEALVALSSGPGPRGSHRPGFPP, encoded by the coding sequence GTGGCGATCGAGCGCCGCCGCTGGTTGCTGATCGGCAACAGCCGCTGGCACTGGGCTGAGTCTCTTGAGGGTGAGGCCAGTGGGACGTCGCCATCGGTGGGTTTGGTGCTGCGTCACTGGCACCAGCCCTCCCCTGGCGTTGGCGATCACGGCCCCCTGACCAGCGGCCCCCTCACCACCGATCTGGTGGCCTGGGTCGCCGTGGGCGCCGTGGATCCGGCCTGGAACCTGCCTGAACCACTTCGGTTCGGCTTGGAGCAGATTCCCCTGGCTGGAATCCCCCCCTGGCTGGGGATCGACCGGGCCCTGGCGGGCTGGGGGGCCTGGCGACGGGAGCAGGCGCTCGATCCGGGCGCTTCAGTGCTGGTGGCCGATGCGGGCACCGCCCTCAGCCTCACCCGCGTGGATGGAGGCGGTCAGTTCAGGGGTGGACGGCTGATGGCCGGTTTCGGCCTGCAGCTTCGGGCCCTGGCCGCGGGCACGGCTGCCCTGCCGGCTGTTGCGATCGAAGCCCTGGCGCCGGAACCCTCGGAGTTGGGTGCTGAGCCCTGGCCTGTCGCCACCGCCGCCGCCATGGTCAGCGGCGTGGGCCGCGGGTTGGCGGCGGCGCTCCTGGCGGCCTGCCAGGAGCTCTCCGCCGCCGGGGAGCCCACCGCCCTCTGGCTCACCGGCGGCGATGGCCCCACTTTGCTGCCGTGGCTGGCTTCGTCATCCCTGCCCGTGCGCCACGATCCCGATTTGGTCCTGGAAGCCCTGGTGGCGCTCAGCTCAGGGCCAGGTCCGCGAGGATCTCATCGGCCTGGGTTTCCGCCTTGA
- a CDS encoding phosphoadenylyl-sulfate reductase, producing MTTLAGPKLPTDLRGQPIDLIRARATLEAADPPARLRWGYETFGDGFALTTSFGIQSAVLLHMLSRLSESIPVLWVDTGYLPEATYRYADTLCRLLPLNLQVLQSPLSPARMEALHGRLWENGSVDDLTLYHQIRKVEPLDRALRELRLRCWASGVRGGQTDHRMAMAHLDPVRERWSLRPLLEWTNRDVFYYMQEHDLPQHPLFEAGYSTVGDWHSSAPDDGSGDGSGEGRATRFGGLKQECGIHLPGVMGDGI from the coding sequence ATGACCACGCTCGCAGGGCCCAAGCTGCCAACTGATCTTCGCGGTCAGCCAATTGATCTGATCCGCGCCCGCGCGACGTTGGAGGCGGCTGACCCTCCGGCCCGGTTGCGCTGGGGCTACGAGACCTTTGGTGACGGCTTCGCCCTCACCACCAGCTTCGGTATCCAGTCGGCGGTGCTGCTGCACATGCTGAGCCGCCTGAGCGAGAGCATCCCGGTGCTCTGGGTCGACACCGGCTACCTGCCGGAAGCCACCTACCGCTACGCCGACACCCTCTGCCGCCTGCTTCCCTTGAACCTTCAGGTGCTGCAGTCACCCCTGAGCCCGGCTCGCATGGAAGCCCTGCACGGCCGCCTATGGGAGAACGGCAGCGTCGACGACCTCACCCTCTACCACCAGATCCGCAAGGTGGAACCGCTGGATCGGGCCCTGCGGGAGCTGCGCCTGCGCTGCTGGGCCAGTGGCGTGCGTGGCGGCCAGACCGACCACCGCATGGCCATGGCGCACCTCGATCCCGTGCGCGAGCGCTGGTCGCTGAGGCCCCTGTTGGAGTGGACCAACCGCGATGTCTTCTATTACATGCAGGAGCACGACCTGCCCCAGCACCCTTTGTTCGAGGCCGGCTACAGCACCGTGGGGGACTGGCACTCCAGCGCCCCTGACGACGGCAGCGGCGACGGCAGTGGAGAAGGGCGTGCCACCCGTTTCGGTGGCCTCAAGCAGGAGTGCGGCATCCACCTGCCTGGGGTGATGGGCGACGGCATCTGA